In Luteimonas viscosa, the following proteins share a genomic window:
- a CDS encoding PilZ domain-containing protein — MSSTAGGARQGILSLALKDKTQLYSAYMPYLKYGGIFVPTSKRYFLGDEVFLLLTLPESSDRLPVAGKVVWVTPTGAQGARIAGVGVQFADTPEGETVKNRIETLLAGTLTADKPTHTM, encoded by the coding sequence ATGAGCAGCACCGCGGGCGGCGCACGGCAGGGCATCCTGTCGCTGGCGCTGAAGGACAAGACCCAGTTGTACAGCGCGTACATGCCGTACCTGAAGTACGGCGGCATCTTCGTTCCCACGTCCAAGCGCTACTTCCTCGGCGACGAGGTGTTCCTGCTGCTGACCCTGCCCGAGTCCAGCGACCGGCTGCCGGTGGCCGGCAAGGTGGTCTGGGTGACCCCGACCGGTGCCCAGGGCGCGCGCATCGCCGGCGTCGGCGTGCAGTTCGCCGATACCCCGGAAGGCGAGACGGTGAAGAACCGGATCGAAACCCTGCTCGCGGGCACGCTGACCGCGGACAAGCCCACGCACACGATGTGA
- a CDS encoding DNA polymerase III subunit delta', with protein sequence MTDPLAPWQQRAHDQALASLADGRLGHALLVCGPARLGKRAVAERLAAHLLDAHMPRAAHLIAAGTHPDFTVVTLQPNREGTRLRTEIVIEQIRELSEKLSLTSQYGGAQVAIVDPADALNASAANALLKTLEEPQPGRYLWLIASNPARLPATIRSRCQRLELRLPPRDEALAWLRASGHADKAAVEALDAARGHPGLADAWLRDGGLQLRKDVAGDLARLARGDAAPIETAQRWVADEDAALRLRHAADLALAEAAGLTDPARIRKLARWFDAANRTRDLLRTTVRADLAVAELLLAWRGDEVQRAGTGSRTYR encoded by the coding sequence ATGACCGATCCACTGGCGCCCTGGCAGCAGCGTGCGCACGACCAGGCGCTGGCCTCGCTCGCCGACGGCCGGCTGGGCCACGCGCTGCTGGTCTGCGGCCCGGCCCGGCTCGGCAAGCGCGCGGTCGCCGAACGGCTCGCCGCCCACCTGCTGGATGCGCACATGCCGCGCGCGGCGCATCTGATCGCGGCCGGGACCCATCCGGATTTCACCGTGGTGACTCTGCAGCCCAACCGTGAAGGCACCAGGCTGCGCACCGAGATCGTGATCGAGCAGATCCGGGAACTGTCGGAGAAGCTCTCGCTCACGTCGCAGTACGGTGGCGCGCAGGTGGCGATCGTCGATCCGGCCGACGCGCTCAACGCCTCGGCCGCGAACGCCCTGCTCAAGACCCTGGAGGAGCCGCAGCCGGGCCGTTACCTGTGGCTGATCGCATCCAATCCTGCACGCCTGCCCGCGACCATCCGCAGCCGCTGCCAGCGGCTGGAGCTGCGTCTGCCGCCCCGTGACGAGGCGCTGGCGTGGCTGCGCGCCAGCGGTCACGCCGACAAGGCAGCGGTCGAGGCGCTGGATGCGGCGCGCGGGCATCCCGGCCTCGCCGATGCCTGGCTGCGCGACGGCGGCCTGCAACTGCGCAAGGACGTGGCCGGCGACCTGGCCAGGCTCGCGCGTGGCGATGCCGCGCCGATCGAGACCGCGCAACGCTGGGTCGCCGACGAGGACGCGGCGCTTCGCCTGCGCCATGCCGCCGACCTGGCACTGGCCGAAGCCGCGGGGTTGACCGATCCGGCGCGAATCCGGAAGCTGGCGCGGTGGTTCGATGCGGCCAACCGCACCCGCGACCTGCTGCGCACCACGGTGCGCGCGGATCTCGCGGTCGCGGAACTGCTGCTTGCATGGCGCGGCGACGAAGTGCAGCGCGCCGGGACGGGATCGAGGACTTACCGATGA